From Cognatishimia activa, one genomic window encodes:
- a CDS encoding phosphoribosyl-AMP cyclohydrolase: protein MPITEAEITTAGKIWGDALVAVSKAYEADGIDGARVVAEGALDAAYGYNLGPVLFKPTLAGGEKTFRTTRKGALSYFVGHDDDYPSDGGFGIKGWRTVVFDTAATFVEGDVAMWMGWVTFTDKDGNVTKVDKTFGYKKDEEGTLRIVLHHSSLPYQG, encoded by the coding sequence ATGCCGATCACCGAAGCAGAAATCACCACAGCAGGTAAAATCTGGGGCGACGCGCTGGTTGCCGTGTCTAAGGCCTACGAAGCTGATGGCATCGATGGCGCTCGTGTCGTTGCCGAAGGCGCGTTGGACGCAGCCTATGGCTACAACCTTGGCCCGGTGCTCTTCAAACCAACTCTTGCAGGTGGTGAGAAAACCTTCCGGACCACCCGCAAAGGCGCCCTGTCCTATTTTGTGGGCCATGACGACGACTATCCAAGCGACGGCGGCTTTGGAATCAAAGGCTGGCGCACCGTGGTGTTTGACACCGCAGCAACCTTTGTTGAGGGCGATGTCGCCATGTGGATGGGTTGGGTGACCTTCACCGATAAAGACGGAAACGTCACCAAGGTAGACAAGACATTCGGCTACAAGAAAGACGAAGAAGGCACTCTACGCATCGTGCTGCACCATTCGTCCTTGCCTTATCAGGGCTAA
- the alr gene encoding alanine racemase, with the protein MATAKLTIDLAALVRNWQALDAKTNCETAAVVKADGYGLGAARVARTLAGAGVRKFFVAATEEGAEVRQALGPGPEINIFSGHMSGDTDMINDLQLTPMVNSIDQMLRHVESLPGRPFGVQLDSGMNRLGMEPAEWAALREIAEQQAPTLIMSHLSCADDPENPMNAQQLAAFIEMTEGLEAPRSLAATGGILLGKDYHFDLTRPGVGLYGGTPFEEAEPVAHVSIPVIQCRDVEPGETVGYSNTWTAKRPSRVATIAAGYADGLPRIMGENISVYHGSTACPVIGRISMDMIGVDVTDLGEDPRELDILTEDQTVDVLADAAGTIGYEILTSLGGRYDRRYTS; encoded by the coding sequence ATGGCTACTGCAAAACTCACGATCGACCTCGCCGCCCTTGTCCGCAACTGGCAAGCGCTAGACGCAAAAACCAACTGCGAAACCGCTGCCGTGGTAAAAGCAGATGGCTATGGTCTGGGTGCCGCACGCGTGGCGCGCACCCTAGCAGGTGCAGGTGTGCGCAAGTTCTTTGTGGCAGCAACAGAAGAAGGCGCGGAAGTGCGTCAGGCTTTAGGCCCCGGACCAGAGATCAACATTTTCTCAGGCCACATGTCGGGTGACACCGATATGATCAACGATCTGCAGCTGACGCCAATGGTCAACTCCATCGACCAGATGTTGCGCCATGTTGAGAGCCTGCCCGGACGTCCGTTTGGCGTTCAGCTTGATAGCGGGATGAATCGCCTTGGGATGGAGCCCGCCGAATGGGCCGCCCTGCGCGAAATTGCCGAACAACAAGCGCCGACCCTGATCATGTCGCACCTGTCTTGTGCGGATGATCCTGAAAACCCTATGAACGCCCAACAACTCGCCGCTTTCATCGAGATGACCGAAGGGCTTGAGGCGCCACGCAGCCTTGCGGCGACTGGCGGCATTCTTTTGGGCAAAGACTACCATTTCGATCTGACCCGTCCGGGTGTTGGTCTTTATGGTGGCACCCCGTTTGAAGAAGCCGAACCCGTCGCTCACGTTTCTATTCCTGTCATTCAATGCCGCGATGTTGAGCCGGGTGAAACCGTTGGATATTCAAACACTTGGACAGCCAAGCGCCCTAGCCGTGTTGCGACTATTGCCGCAGGCTATGCAGATGGTCTCCCGCGCATCATGGGTGAGAACATTTCGGTTTATCATGGCAGCACCGCCTGCCCTGTGATTGGCCGTATCTCGATGGACATGATCGGCGTTGACGTCACTGACCTTGGCGAAGACCCGCGTGAATTGGATATTCTGACCGAAGATCAAACCGTCGATGTTTTGGCGGATGCTGCCGGGACCATTGGCTATGAAATTCTGACATCTTTGGGCGGTCGCTATGATCGTCGCTATACATCATGA
- a CDS encoding CvpA family protein, producing the protein MEGFTIIDAVVAGVIILSALLAYSRGLVREGMAILGWVAAAVLAFLFAPQVEPLVKEVPVVGEFLADSCELAMIAAAGAVFAGALVLVSFFTPLFSSLVQRSALGGLDQGLGFLFGVLRGILLVAVAFFVYETVVTSQDIEMVDDSRSAAVFARVTGQIEDRNPTQALGWITEQYEELVGNCGQ; encoded by the coding sequence ATGGAAGGTTTCACCATCATCGACGCCGTAGTGGCGGGCGTTATTATCCTGTCGGCCTTGCTGGCCTATTCACGCGGTCTTGTGCGTGAAGGCATGGCCATTCTCGGCTGGGTTGCCGCCGCTGTTCTGGCGTTTCTTTTTGCGCCTCAAGTTGAACCACTGGTGAAAGAAGTCCCCGTAGTCGGCGAATTCCTTGCAGACAGCTGTGAATTGGCGATGATTGCAGCCGCGGGTGCAGTCTTTGCAGGTGCTTTGGTGCTTGTATCTTTCTTCACGCCACTTTTCTCATCTTTGGTGCAGCGCTCTGCCCTTGGGGGTCTCGACCAGGGTCTGGGCTTCCTCTTTGGTGTGCTGCGCGGCATCCTGTTGGTGGCGGTTGCCTTCTTTGTCTATGAGACTGTGGTTACCAGCCAAGATATCGAAATGGTGGATGACAGCCGCTCCGCGGCAGTCTTTGCCCGCGTCACTGGCCAGATTGAAGATCGCAACCCGACTCAAGCCCTGGGTTGGATCACTGAGCAATATGAAGAATTGGTAGGCAACTGCGGTCAGTAA
- the purF gene encoding amidophosphoribosyltransferase, whose translation MCGILGISNRNSHVFAELYDGLLMLQHRGQDASGMVTYNGEFFREKKANGLVKDVFDAAEAETLLGKVGIGHVRYPTAGSLSAAEAQPFFVNAPYGIYLVHNGNITNTEEQRSKVTGKYSRHLRTTSDSEIMLNVLADKIFDAIKVNGNDDPIRNIFAGVKMMMERIQGAYSVITMVAGVGMLAFRDPHGIRPLSVAKRAADGAGDDYSFASEDVAFDINGFKKLRDVKPGEAILIDLEGNMHTFQAADGELTPCIFEYVYLARPDTLLDGISVYKTQIRMGEALANQIKELDLDIDSIIPVPDSARPVALEVSNATGIRYREGLVKNRYVGRTFIMPGQEERQKSVRRKLNAVTLEFKDKNVLLIDDSIVRGNTIKKIVQMCREAGAKKVYVASASPPVKYPNVYGIDMPTKHELIANGRDIEDIREELGCDALIYQKLDDLIWAAKEGNPDIKQFDCSCFDGKYITGSVSDSYLDQLEQSSRVSAKIKDMPSPKKMAKTA comes from the coding sequence ATGTGCGGCATTCTAGGCATCTCTAATCGCAACAGCCACGTCTTTGCGGAACTCTACGACGGCTTGCTGATGCTGCAACACCGCGGCCAGGATGCTTCTGGCATGGTGACCTATAACGGCGAGTTCTTCCGTGAGAAGAAAGCCAATGGTCTGGTGAAAGACGTCTTTGACGCCGCCGAAGCAGAGACCCTGCTGGGCAAAGTCGGCATTGGCCACGTCCGCTACCCGACAGCTGGTTCCCTGTCCGCTGCAGAAGCGCAGCCTTTCTTCGTAAACGCGCCTTACGGCATCTACCTCGTGCACAATGGCAACATCACGAATACTGAAGAGCAACGCTCTAAAGTCACTGGCAAATACAGCCGTCACCTGCGCACCACCTCTGATTCAGAAATCATGCTGAACGTTCTGGCGGACAAGATCTTTGACGCCATCAAAGTGAACGGCAACGACGATCCGATCCGCAACATCTTTGCGGGCGTCAAGATGATGATGGAGCGCATTCAGGGTGCTTACTCTGTTATCACCATGGTCGCGGGCGTTGGTATGCTTGCGTTCCGTGATCCACATGGCATTCGCCCGTTGTCTGTTGCGAAACGCGCGGCAGATGGTGCTGGTGATGACTATTCCTTTGCCTCCGAGGATGTAGCCTTTGACATCAACGGCTTCAAAAAGCTGCGCGATGTGAAACCTGGCGAAGCAATCCTGATCGACCTTGAAGGCAATATGCACACCTTCCAAGCTGCAGATGGTGAGCTGACACCATGCATCTTTGAATACGTCTATCTTGCGCGACCAGACACGCTGCTTGACGGTATTTCCGTCTACAAAACCCAGATCCGCATGGGGGAAGCGCTGGCCAATCAGATCAAAGAACTTGATCTGGATATCGACAGCATCATCCCGGTGCCAGATTCCGCGCGACCAGTGGCGCTTGAAGTTTCCAATGCAACCGGCATTCGCTATCGCGAAGGTCTTGTGAAAAACCGCTATGTCGGTCGGACCTTCATCATGCCAGGCCAGGAAGAGCGTCAAAAATCAGTGCGCCGCAAATTGAATGCGGTCACGCTGGAGTTCAAAGACAAGAACGTGCTTTTGATTGATGACTCTATCGTGCGTGGCAACACCATCAAGAAGATCGTTCAGATGTGCCGCGAAGCCGGTGCCAAGAAGGTCTATGTGGCGAGTGCATCCCCGCCAGTGAAATACCCGAATGTTTACGGCATCGACATGCCAACCAAACACGAATTGATCGCCAATGGCCGTGATATTGAAGATATCCGCGAAGAACTGGGCTGTGATGCTTTGATCTACCAGAAACTGGACGATCTGATCTGGGCCGCCAAAGAAGGCAATCCAGATATCAAACAGTTCGACTGTTCTTGCTTTGACGGCAAATACATCACTGGTTCTGTTTCCGATAGCTATCTGGATCAGCTGGAACAAAGCAGCCGTGTCAGCGCGAAAATCAAAGATATGCCATCTCCGAAGAAGATGGCCAAAACCGCCTAA
- a CDS encoding alpha/beta hydrolase family protein, whose product MTRQDRSAKLRDDLGQLLGPSFLQKGLMNPETIGIKEAFGWVLETLRFTAPDGEAVQAYFFRPPEGTAPVPAVIYAHAHGNRYAFGKDELFEGRPTLQGAYAKVLMTAGIAALCIEMPCFGDRQQPDESTRAKAKLWRGDTLFGQMLSEQRAGLDFLENHPAIDKSHLGAIGFSMGSTLTFWLAALDHRIRAAAALCSFADLDTLIQTGAHDGHGIYMSVPGLTQAASTGEIAGLTAPRALQICAGLKDWSTPSEALRIGLQDLEAAYRSQDALEHLYVHIDPDCDHAETPEMRADVLSFLKKELYG is encoded by the coding sequence ATGACCCGTCAGGATCGTTCAGCAAAACTTCGCGACGATCTCGGCCAATTGCTGGGCCCCAGCTTTCTACAAAAAGGCCTGATGAACCCAGAAACGATTGGGATCAAAGAGGCTTTTGGCTGGGTTCTGGAGACCTTGCGTTTCACGGCCCCTGATGGCGAAGCAGTGCAAGCCTATTTCTTTAGACCACCAGAAGGAACTGCACCTGTTCCGGCGGTGATCTATGCCCACGCTCACGGAAATCGCTATGCGTTTGGGAAAGATGAACTGTTCGAAGGCCGCCCAACCCTACAGGGTGCTTATGCGAAGGTCCTAATGACTGCAGGCATTGCAGCGCTTTGCATTGAAATGCCCTGTTTTGGCGACAGGCAGCAGCCAGATGAAAGCACCCGCGCCAAAGCGAAGCTTTGGCGAGGTGATACGCTTTTTGGACAGATGTTAAGTGAGCAGCGCGCGGGCTTGGACTTTCTCGAAAATCACCCAGCCATAGACAAGTCCCACTTGGGTGCAATTGGCTTTTCGATGGGCAGCACCCTCACCTTTTGGCTGGCCGCGTTGGATCATCGTATACGCGCAGCCGCAGCGCTTTGCTCTTTTGCAGATCTTGATACGCTCATTCAGACCGGAGCCCATGACGGGCACGGTATCTACATGTCCGTTCCGGGGCTTACACAAGCTGCGAGCACAGGCGAAATCGCTGGGTTAACAGCTCCGCGCGCACTTCAGATCTGTGCTGGGCTAAAGGATTGGTCAACGCCGAGCGAAGCGCTTAGAATTGGGCTGCAAGACCTGGAGGCCGCTTATAGGTCACAAGATGCGTTGGAACATCTATATGTCCACATAGACCCGGACTGCGATCACGCTGAAACGCCAGAAATGCGAGCGGATGTTTTGAGTTTTCTAAAGAAGGAGCTTTATGGGTAA
- a CDS encoding MlaE family ABC transporter permease, whose product MTPLAHLGRAVLGFLAVTGRVALFAFEGISHIFRPPFYFREFLTALMQIGWLSLPVVGLTAFFTGGALALQIFAGGARFSAEAVVPQIVAIGMVRELGPVLVGLMIAARVTSSIAAEIATMKVTEQIDALVTLSTHPMKYLTAPRVLAALIVVPLLVGIGDLIGIYGGYIVGTQQLGFNAASYIKNTVDFLEPADIISSMVKGCAFGGIAATMGCYFGMQSGRGAQGVGQATKASVQAAAVLILAANFLLTSVFFAS is encoded by the coding sequence ATGACCCCACTGGCCCACCTTGGGCGCGCGGTTCTGGGGTTTCTCGCCGTCACAGGGCGTGTCGCCTTGTTTGCCTTTGAGGGCATCAGCCACATTTTCCGTCCTCCGTTTTACTTTCGCGAGTTCCTGACGGCCCTGATGCAGATCGGCTGGCTTTCGCTACCAGTTGTTGGGCTCACGGCCTTTTTCACAGGCGGCGCACTGGCTCTGCAGATCTTCGCAGGCGGCGCGCGCTTCTCTGCGGAGGCCGTTGTGCCCCAGATCGTTGCCATCGGCATGGTTCGAGAGCTTGGCCCTGTCTTGGTGGGCCTGATGATCGCGGCTCGTGTCACTAGCTCGATCGCGGCTGAAATTGCGACCATGAAGGTGACGGAACAGATTGACGCCTTGGTTACGCTTTCAACGCATCCAATGAAATACCTCACCGCGCCACGTGTGTTGGCGGCTTTGATTGTGGTGCCACTCTTGGTTGGCATAGGCGATCTCATCGGCATCTATGGTGGCTATATCGTCGGCACACAGCAGCTTGGCTTTAATGCTGCGAGCTACATTAAGAACACCGTCGACTTCCTTGAACCTGCTGACATTATCAGTTCCATGGTCAAGGGCTGCGCCTTCGGTGGCATCGCGGCAACCATGGGCTGCTACTTCGGGATGCAGTCAGGCCGCGGCGCACAGGGCGTGGGCCAGGCCACCAAGGCCTCCGTGCAAGCTGCAGCGGTTCTGATCCTCGCGGCCAACTTCCTTCTGACATCGGTATTCTTCGCCTCATGA
- a CDS encoding DNA repair protein: MGNGFNSFALTVVRLVQTLTFSILVAGSLALVGWTILAALGVWPWLSVDMSVGNTAIHGAYLQIGVMAFAVGLCVFLPANARIMKLEKSHRKFSVDMNDIARAYQVSHDADRKGVFALSKEFDSVRERLVHLRNHPDLGDLEPEILDIAAQMSFQSRDLAKIYSEEKVERAYQFLTHRQEEADKMEDRLDAARRTCDELRRWLEDVEAEERIAAKQIERLESDLMELLPSIGYELDGDPNIVKLETNPNKAKRSKASDERPKRLS, encoded by the coding sequence ATGGGTAATGGGTTCAACAGCTTCGCGCTGACAGTAGTGCGTCTCGTACAGACTTTGACGTTTTCAATCTTGGTGGCCGGTTCTTTGGCCTTGGTAGGATGGACGATTTTGGCCGCTCTTGGGGTTTGGCCATGGCTCTCGGTTGACATGAGCGTCGGCAACACAGCCATCCATGGCGCTTATCTTCAGATCGGCGTGATGGCCTTTGCGGTGGGGCTCTGTGTCTTTCTGCCAGCCAATGCGCGCATCATGAAACTGGAGAAGTCGCACCGGAAGTTTTCGGTGGATATGAATGACATTGCGCGGGCGTATCAAGTTAGCCATGACGCTGATCGCAAAGGGGTTTTCGCCCTTTCCAAAGAGTTTGACTCGGTGCGTGAACGCCTTGTGCATTTGCGCAATCATCCTGATCTTGGTGATCTGGAACCGGAGATTTTGGACATCGCGGCACAAATGTCTTTTCAGTCCAGAGATCTTGCGAAAATCTACTCGGAAGAAAAGGTCGAACGCGCATACCAGTTCCTGACCCACCGTCAGGAAGAGGCTGACAAGATGGAAGATCGCCTTGATGCTGCGCGGCGCACTTGTGATGAGTTGCGCCGCTGGCTTGAGGATGTTGAGGCTGAAGAGCGTATTGCAGCAAAGCAGATAGAACGGCTCGAATCAGACCTTATGGAATTGCTCCCAAGCATTGGATATGAGCTTGATGGCGACCCAAATATCGTGAAGCTTGAAACAAATCCAAACAAAGCGAAACGAAGCAAAGCATCAGATGAGCGTCCTAAACGGCTGAGCTGA
- a CDS encoding YHYH protein: MGSAIPVNLASVVALITVAMTTPAQAHDDHCAAIKASVEEAGFSDRVSVTCSGDSGIISSDTYPDHPKMIGITGTNEQVPVPAEYAVPVILSPSLGSKPLTRDAAIGVAVNGVPIYDYTAGGEMSEADLAHHQARHDTVQTGQLDICGGHAGRGDDYHYHAKPTCMINQMANAGNDAIIGWGFDGFPIYGDNNPDGTEIAKGVLDICNGQPDDVFGYRYHTSESAPYILQCLMGAVPGFDQLPRVRPLSASGGGGASAGKPPRGGVKNLEFTEASDGSRSMDYMYEGSRYYIRYTPSGRAGCYEFKTKTVTNNGRDKSGEFCR, encoded by the coding sequence TTGGGTTCTGCAATTCCGGTGAACCTAGCGAGTGTCGTGGCGCTTATTACAGTTGCGATGACTACGCCAGCTCAGGCACATGACGATCACTGTGCAGCCATTAAAGCCTCGGTTGAGGAGGCCGGATTTTCGGATCGTGTATCGGTGACCTGTTCTGGAGACAGCGGGATAATCAGTTCTGATACCTATCCTGATCATCCGAAAATGATCGGGATCACCGGGACTAATGAACAGGTTCCAGTGCCGGCTGAATATGCCGTCCCTGTTATTTTGTCGCCGAGTCTTGGTTCAAAGCCACTCACCAGAGACGCAGCCATTGGAGTGGCCGTTAACGGCGTGCCGATCTACGACTACACAGCCGGGGGTGAAATGAGCGAAGCGGATCTGGCGCACCACCAGGCGCGCCATGATACGGTCCAGACAGGTCAATTGGATATCTGTGGTGGTCATGCCGGTCGAGGTGACGACTATCATTATCACGCAAAGCCCACTTGCATGATCAATCAGATGGCAAACGCGGGCAATGATGCAATTATTGGCTGGGGCTTTGATGGCTTTCCTATCTATGGTGACAACAATCCAGATGGGACAGAGATTGCAAAGGGTGTTCTGGACATTTGCAACGGTCAGCCTGACGACGTCTTCGGATATAGGTATCACACATCAGAAAGTGCGCCGTACATCTTACAGTGTTTGATGGGCGCTGTTCCGGGTTTTGATCAGCTCCCACGCGTCCGTCCGCTTTCGGCGTCAGGTGGCGGTGGGGCCAGCGCTGGGAAACCGCCGCGTGGAGGCGTGAAAAACTTAGAGTTCACAGAGGCTTCGGATGGCAGCCGAAGCATGGATTACATGTATGAGGGAAGTCGCTATTACATCCGCTACACCCCGTCGGGTCGTGCAGGATGTTATGAGTTTAAGACCAAAACGGTCACCAACAACGGCAGAGATAAATCTGGAGAGTTCTGTCGCTGA
- the radA gene encoding DNA repair protein RadA: MAKAKTSFSCSACGSVFNKWSGRCDNCGEWNTISEDAGISAGPSAATLGNSKGRTVPLTDLRTEETPPPRTLSGLAELDRVLGGGLVPASAILVGGDPGIGKSTLLLQAAAEFARKGLKTIYVSGEEASAQVRMRAQRLALTDAPVKLAAETNLRDILTTLDQEKPQLAIIDSIQTMWSDSVGSAPGSVSQVRAAAHELTSYAKRKNMAVIIVGHVTKEGQIAGPRVVEHMVDTVLYFEGERGHQFRVLRAVKNRFGAADEIGVFEMTGGGLSEVTNPSALFLSERGTPAPGSVVFAGIEGTRPVLVELQALVAPSPHAQPRRAVVGWDSSRLAMILAVLEARCGIPFTGLDVYLNVAGGMKINEPAADLAVAAALLSAREDASIPADTVVFGEISLSGALRPVSQTENRLKEAQKLGFTSAIAPKGGKSPSVAGMALNQLADLTQFVGDTFGAG; the protein is encoded by the coding sequence ATGGCAAAGGCAAAAACCTCATTTTCATGCTCGGCTTGCGGGTCGGTTTTCAATAAATGGTCCGGGCGCTGCGATAACTGCGGCGAGTGGAACACCATCAGTGAAGACGCTGGCATTTCAGCTGGACCAAGCGCAGCAACGCTTGGCAATAGCAAAGGCCGCACAGTGCCTTTAACGGACCTGCGCACCGAAGAAACACCCCCGCCCCGCACCCTGTCAGGGCTTGCGGAACTGGATCGGGTGTTGGGCGGCGGCTTGGTACCTGCTTCTGCAATCCTCGTGGGCGGTGATCCCGGTATCGGTAAATCCACGCTTTTGCTGCAGGCTGCGGCAGAATTCGCACGTAAGGGCCTGAAAACCATTTATGTTTCAGGCGAAGAAGCCAGCGCTCAGGTACGCATGCGCGCTCAACGTCTGGCCCTAACAGATGCGCCCGTGAAATTGGCAGCAGAAACCAACCTGCGCGATATCCTGACCACGTTGGATCAGGAGAAACCACAGCTGGCGATCATCGACTCGATCCAGACCATGTGGTCTGACTCTGTTGGATCAGCGCCCGGCTCTGTCAGTCAGGTCCGTGCGGCGGCGCATGAGCTAACATCCTATGCCAAACGCAAGAATATGGCTGTGATCATTGTGGGTCACGTTACTAAAGAAGGACAAATTGCTGGCCCGCGCGTGGTCGAGCATATGGTTGATACCGTGCTCTATTTCGAAGGCGAACGCGGCCATCAGTTCCGCGTGTTGCGCGCGGTGAAAAACCGCTTTGGTGCAGCAGATGAGATCGGTGTCTTTGAAATGACGGGCGGCGGCCTGTCAGAAGTCACCAACCCCTCTGCCCTTTTCCTCTCCGAACGCGGCACCCCTGCTCCGGGATCTGTGGTTTTCGCAGGTATCGAAGGAACTCGGCCCGTCCTGGTCGAGTTACAAGCCCTCGTTGCGCCAAGCCCCCACGCGCAGCCGCGCCGTGCGGTCGTCGGTTGGGACAGCAGTCGTCTGGCGATGATCCTAGCGGTTCTCGAAGCGCGCTGCGGTATCCCCTTCACCGGTCTAGATGTCTATCTAAACGTCGCTGGCGGCATGAAAATCAATGAACCAGCGGCAGATCTTGCTGTTGCAGCCGCGCTACTATCTGCACGCGAAGACGCAAGTATTCCCGCTGACACAGTCGTTTTCGGCGAAATTTCACTGTCTGGTGCCCTCAGACCCGTCAGTCAGACAGAAAACAGGTTGAAAGAAGCCCAAAAACTTGGTTTCACGTCTGCAATAGCTCCGAAAGGTGGCAAATCTCCGAGCGTTGCAGGCATGGCGCTCAATCAACTTGCAGATTTGACGCAATTCGTTGGGGACACATTCGGCGCAGGCTAA
- a CDS encoding paraquat-inducible protein A, whose product MLRYANLALLILFPISWFAPLMRAGILPLFGLSEISVISGLISLLETDIFLGLLVMLFALIAPMTKTIGLALIHFERMSDRVKPLFETMGKLAMADVFLIALYIVIVKGVGLATVETAWGLYLFSGCILASLAISHLTRRP is encoded by the coding sequence ATGCTGCGCTATGCCAACCTCGCACTATTAATCCTCTTTCCGATCAGCTGGTTCGCCCCGCTCATGCGTGCAGGCATCCTGCCGCTATTCGGCTTGTCGGAAATCTCTGTTATTTCAGGCCTCATATCGCTTCTTGAAACCGACATCTTCTTGGGCCTTCTTGTCATGCTTTTTGCGCTCATCGCCCCGATGACCAAAACCATCGGTTTGGCACTGATTCACTTCGAGCGTATGTCGGACCGTGTAAAACCCCTGTTTGAGACGATGGGAAAACTGGCCATGGCAGACGTTTTTCTGATCGCGCTTTATATCGTGATCGTCAAAGGCGTGGGGCTGGCCACAGTGGAAACAGCCTGGGGCCTCTACCTCTTTTCAGGCTGCATTTTAGCCTCTCTCGCCATTAGCCATTTGACGCGCCGCCCATAA
- a CDS encoding DUF1284 domain-containing protein: MAGHRAPIRFRPHHFLCSLGFQGAGYSSAFTANMSDIVDGRLREAGGENVKITVTFVADSICTPCPERRGLGCVKINTIRQLDERHAKALGLRDGDCISWGEALKRIKAKVQPGSLSTLCQNCQWLELGACEAALKRLHEETS, from the coding sequence ATGGCTGGCCACCGCGCCCCTATACGATTTCGCCCACATCACTTCCTGTGTTCGCTGGGCTTTCAGGGCGCGGGCTATTCTTCTGCTTTCACTGCCAATATGAGCGACATCGTTGACGGGCGTTTACGCGAGGCTGGCGGTGAAAACGTCAAGATCACTGTGACCTTTGTCGCCGACAGCATCTGCACCCCCTGCCCGGAACGCCGCGGTCTGGGCTGCGTGAAGATCAACACCATCAGGCAACTCGACGAGCGACACGCTAAGGCGTTGGGGCTGCGTGATGGCGACTGCATTTCTTGGGGTGAAGCCTTAAAGCGGATCAAGGCAAAAGTGCAGCCGGGATCGCTTTCTACCCTGTGTCAGAACTGCCAATGGCTTGAACTTGGTGCCTGTGAGGCGGCTTTGAAGCGGCTTCACGAAGAAACCTCATGA
- a CDS encoding ABC transporter ATP-binding protein, whose protein sequence is MITLENVHKSFGPKKVLQGVNLTIPKGESMVIIGGSGTGKSVLLKSVLGLVTPDQGKIIVDGQDVTHAQIGKDRDAFLARFGMLFQGGALFDSMPVWQNVAFRLLRGSLKKPLTEARAISIEKLRRVGLTPDVADLYPSELSGGMQKRVGLARAIAADPEIIFFDEPTTGLDPIMSGVINDLIREIVVEMGATAMTITHDMTSVRAIADKVAMLHNGVIQWTGPIVNMDNSGDAHLDQFTHGRAEGPIEAVR, encoded by the coding sequence ATGATCACGCTTGAGAACGTTCATAAGTCCTTTGGCCCAAAGAAAGTTCTGCAGGGCGTGAACCTGACCATCCCCAAGGGGGAATCCATGGTGATCATTGGTGGCTCAGGCACTGGGAAATCAGTATTGCTCAAGTCCGTTCTGGGCCTCGTTACCCCGGATCAGGGCAAAATCATCGTTGATGGCCAAGACGTGACCCATGCGCAGATCGGTAAAGACCGAGATGCGTTTCTGGCGCGCTTCGGCATGCTCTTTCAGGGCGGGGCCCTCTTTGACAGCATGCCGGTCTGGCAAAACGTGGCTTTCCGCCTTTTGCGCGGGTCTCTGAAAAAGCCGCTCACAGAAGCGCGCGCGATCTCAATCGAGAAACTGCGCCGCGTGGGGCTGACGCCTGATGTGGCTGATCTCTACCCATCAGAACTCTCAGGCGGCATGCAAAAGCGGGTCGGACTGGCCCGCGCGATTGCAGCTGATCCTGAAATCATATTCTTCGACGAACCGACCACGGGGCTTGATCCCATCATGTCTGGCGTCATCAACGATCTGATCCGAGAAATCGTGGTGGAGATGGGCGCAACGGCCATGACAATCACCCATGACATGACTTCTGTCCGCGCAATCGCTGACAAGGTTGCCATGCTGCACAATGGCGTCATTCAGTGGACCGGACCGATTGTGAATATGGACAACAGTGGCGACGCGCACCTCGATCAATTCACCCATGGGCGCGCTGAAGGACCGATTGAGGCTGTAAGATAG